A section of the Clostridium omnivorum genome encodes:
- the plsX gene encoding phosphate acyltransferase PlsX, translated as MIIAVDGMGGDNSPKAVVEGCVLAVKEYDVDIIITGPEDTLQQELNKYDYKKEKIRILDAKEVISPNEHPVMAIRKKKESSLAKALALVKNKEADAVLSAGSTGAFMAGSLFIVGRIKGIDRPALAPIMPGKNGPFMVIDCGANAECKPENLVQFGLMGKIYFENILKVNNPTIGLVNIGAEEEKGNELTKAAHKLLKEADFNFVGNIEPREIPSGDVNVVVCDGFTGNTVLKMYEGVAANIFDVLKEEIMSSFTTKIGGALLKPAFKNIKKKFDYKEYGGAAFIGVKGICIKAHGSSDAKAFKNAIRQAINFYDNQIISKIQQVLEKNEQTSIAEFEEV; from the coding sequence ATGATTATTGCAGTAGATGGAATGGGTGGGGATAATTCTCCTAAAGCGGTAGTTGAAGGCTGCGTTTTAGCTGTAAAAGAATATGATGTAGATATTATAATAACTGGTCCTGAGGATACATTACAGCAAGAGCTAAATAAATATGATTATAAAAAGGAAAAAATACGTATTTTAGATGCTAAAGAAGTTATATCACCAAATGAGCACCCAGTTATGGCTATAAGAAAAAAGAAGGAATCATCTTTAGCAAAAGCATTAGCCCTTGTAAAGAATAAAGAAGCTGATGCAGTGCTGTCAGCTGGAAGCACAGGCGCTTTCATGGCAGGGTCTCTATTTATTGTTGGAAGAATAAAAGGAATAGACAGACCAGCATTAGCACCTATAATGCCTGGAAAAAATGGGCCGTTTATGGTAATAGATTGTGGTGCAAATGCAGAGTGTAAACCAGAAAATTTGGTTCAGTTTGGACTCATGGGTAAAATCTATTTTGAAAATATACTAAAAGTGAACAATCCTACTATAGGACTTGTAAATATAGGTGCCGAAGAAGAAAAGGGAAATGAACTTACTAAGGCAGCGCATAAACTGCTTAAAGAAGCAGATTTTAACTTTGTAGGGAATATAGAACCTAGAGAAATTCCTAGTGGTGATGTAAATGTAGTTGTATGTGATGGATTTACAGGAAATACAGTTTTAAAAATGTATGAAGGTGTTGCAGCTAACATCTTTGATGTTTTGAAAGAAGAAATTATGTCATCCTTTACAACAAAAATAGGAGGCGCTCTTTTAAAACCTGCATTTAAAAATATTAAGAAGAAATTCGATTATAAAGAATATGGTGGTGCGGCTTTTATAGGCGTAAAAGGTATTTGTATAAAGGCACACGGAAGTTCAGATGCTAAAGCGTTTAAAAATGCTATTAGGCAGGCAATAAATTTTTATGATAACCAGATTATATCTAAGATTCAACAAGTTTTAGAAAAAAATGAGCAAACTAGTATTGCAGAATTTGAAGAAGTATAA
- the rpmF gene encoding 50S ribosomal protein L32, protein MGNPARRFSKSRRDSRRAQTFKLSLPGIVECPQCHEMKLAHRVCKNCGYYKGKEVVASEQ, encoded by the coding sequence GTGGGAAATCCTGCTAGAAGATTTTCAAAGTCAAGAAGAGATTCAAGAAGAGCTCAGACTTTCAAACTAAGCTTACCTGGAATCGTTGAGTGTCCTCAGTGCCATGAAATGAAGCTTGCACATAGAGTATGCAAGAACTGTGGATATTATAAAGGAAAAGAAGTTGTTGCATCTGAACAATAA
- a CDS encoding YceD family protein, with amino-acid sequence MIIDVADILKKKNAKKEMHLLYNENKFSVAGEDINFSKPVKLDLNLAMVGDILMLEGNLETELILSCSRCLEGFNYALNVPISEKFTYNPDNKDEEIFFIDSDTIDITEIIQNNIITSLPMKKLCKEDCKGLCQHCGTNRNFSSCNCEDDDIDPRLAKLKDLFSAE; translated from the coding sequence ATGATAATAGATGTTGCAGACATATTAAAAAAGAAAAATGCAAAAAAAGAAATGCATTTGCTTTATAATGAAAATAAGTTTTCAGTCGCTGGGGAGGATATAAACTTTTCAAAGCCTGTAAAACTTGATTTAAATTTAGCTATGGTTGGCGATATTTTAATGCTAGAAGGCAATTTGGAAACTGAACTTATTTTAAGCTGTTCAAGGTGTCTAGAGGGCTTTAACTATGCATTGAATGTTCCTATAAGTGAGAAATTCACGTATAATCCTGACAATAAAGATGAAGAAATCTTCTTTATTGATAGTGATACCATAGATATCACAGAAATCATACAAAATAACATCATTACTTCCTTACCAATGAAAAAACTTTGTAAGGAAGATTGCAAGGGGTTATGTCAACATTGTGGAACAAATAGGAATTTTTCTTCCTGTAATTGTGAAGATGATGATATAGATCCTAGGCTTGCAAAACTTAAAGATTTGTTTTCAGCTGAATAA
- a CDS encoding acetate/propionate family kinase, which produces MKILVINCGSSSLKYQLIDMENEKNLASGLVERIGIEGSVLTQKVEGREKYIVKTPMQDHKDAIKIVLNVLVDKENGVIADMSEISAVGHRVVHGGEKYSKSVLIDDEVMAALEEVAKLAPLHNPPNIIGINACRELMPNTPMSVVFDTAFHQTLPEEAYLYALPYELYTNYGIRKYGFHGTSHKYVSGVAAEMMHKDIKDLKIITCHLGNGASITAVDGGKSVDTSMGFTPLAGIVMGTRCGDIDPAIIPFVMKEMNLSIEEVNNLMNKKSGVLGVSGVSSDFRDIEDAAWKEGNKRAQLALDIFNYRVRQTVGSYVAAMDGVDCIVFTAGLGENSPETREAVCSKLSYLGIKLDLEKNKSRGKALEISTPESKVKVFVVPTNEELMIARDTMNLIK; this is translated from the coding sequence ATGAAAATACTTGTTATTAACTGTGGTAGTTCATCATTAAAGTATCAGTTGATTGATATGGAAAATGAAAAAAACTTAGCTAGTGGGTTAGTTGAAAGAATAGGAATAGAAGGTTCGGTTTTAACTCAAAAAGTTGAAGGAAGAGAAAAATATATTGTAAAGACACCAATGCAAGATCATAAGGATGCTATAAAAATAGTATTAAACGTTCTTGTAGATAAAGAAAATGGAGTTATAGCTGATATGTCAGAAATATCAGCAGTTGGACACAGAGTAGTACACGGGGGAGAAAAATATTCTAAATCTGTTCTTATAGATGATGAGGTTATGGCTGCTCTTGAAGAGGTTGCAAAACTTGCACCACTTCATAATCCGCCAAACATAATAGGTATTAATGCTTGTAGAGAGCTTATGCCAAATACACCAATGTCTGTAGTATTTGATACTGCATTCCATCAAACTTTACCTGAAGAAGCATATCTTTATGCATTGCCATATGAACTATATACTAACTATGGAATAAGAAAATATGGTTTCCATGGTACTTCACATAAATATGTTTCTGGTGTAGCTGCTGAAATGATGCATAAAGACATAAAGGATTTAAAGATAATTACTTGTCACCTTGGAAACGGAGCAAGTATTACCGCTGTTGATGGAGGAAAATCTGTAGATACAAGCATGGGCTTTACTCCACTTGCAGGTATTGTTATGGGAACTAGATGCGGAGATATTGACCCTGCAATAATTCCTTTTGTTATGAAGGAAATGAATTTATCAATTGAAGAAGTTAATAATTTAATGAATAAAAAGTCAGGTGTTTTAGGAGTATCTGGTGTAAGCAGTGACTTTAGAGATATCGAAGATGCAGCTTGGAAAGAAGGAAATAAGAGAGCTCAACTTGCACTTGATATATTCAACTATAGGGTTAGACAAACAGTTGGTTCCTATGTAGCAGCAATGGATGGAGTAGACTGTATAGTATTTACAGCTGGTCTTGGAGAAAATTCTCCAGAAACAAGAGAAGCTGTTTGCAGTAAGCTTTCATATCTTGGAATAAAGCTAGACCTAGAAAAGAATAAGTCAAGAGGAAAAGCTCTTGAAATTAGTACTCCTGAATCAAAAGTTAAAGTATTTGTTGTTCCAACAAATGAAGAATTAATGATAGCTAGGGATACTATGAATCTTATTAAATAA
- a CDS encoding stage V sporulation protein S → MEVLKVSAQSQPKSVAGALAAVLRENSAAEVQAVGAGAVNQAVKAIAITRGFVAPNGIDLVVVPAFSEITIEGEERTAIKFIVEPR, encoded by the coding sequence ATGGAAGTATTAAAGGTATCAGCACAATCACAGCCGAAATCAGTAGCAGGTGCTTTAGCAGCAGTTTTAAGAGAAAATAGTGCTGCAGAGGTTCAAGCAGTAGGAGCAGGAGCTGTTAACCAAGCAGTAAAAGCAATTGCAATTACCAGAGGATTTGTTGCACCTAATGGAATAGATTTAGTAGTTGTTCCAGCTTTTTCTGAGATAACTATAGAGGGAGAAGAGAGAACAGCTATAAAGTTTATAGTAGAGCCAAGATAG
- the pta gene encoding phosphate acetyltransferase translates to MELMKQIYEMAKNDMKNIVLPEGEEERNLKAAGEIKKNSLANIILVGNSEKIREKAKGLDVDISGIRIEDPNSSVNLSKYVNEFYELRKNKGMTIEKADKIVRDPMYFATMMLKMGDADGMVSGAIHTTGDLLRPGLQIVKTAPGISLVSSFFIMHVPNCDYGDGGMLVFSDCAVNPNPTAEELASIAISTAETAKNICHMEPKVAMLSFSTMGSADHELVQKVRKATELAKQMRPDLNIDGELQLDAAIVQKVADQKAPGSSVAGKANVLIFPDLQSGNIGYKLVQRFARAEAIGPVCQGFAKPINDLSRGCSAEDIVNVVAITAVQAQAQK, encoded by the coding sequence ATGGAACTAATGAAGCAGATTTACGAAATGGCTAAAAATGATATGAAAAATATCGTTCTTCCAGAGGGCGAAGAGGAGAGAAATCTTAAAGCTGCTGGAGAAATAAAGAAAAATTCATTAGCCAACATAATACTTGTAGGTAACAGTGAGAAAATTAGAGAAAAAGCAAAAGGTCTAGATGTAGATATTTCAGGAATTAGAATCGAGGATCCAAATTCCTCTGTAAATCTTTCAAAGTATGTAAATGAATTTTACGAACTAAGAAAGAATAAAGGAATGACTATTGAAAAGGCTGACAAAATCGTTAGAGACCCAATGTATTTTGCAACAATGATGCTAAAGATGGGCGATGCTGACGGAATGGTTTCAGGCGCTATACATACTACAGGAGATTTACTTAGACCTGGACTTCAAATAGTTAAAACTGCCCCTGGGATTTCTTTAGTATCAAGCTTTTTTATAATGCATGTACCTAATTGCGATTATGGCGATGGAGGAATGTTGGTATTCTCCGATTGTGCTGTTAATCCTAATCCAACAGCAGAAGAATTAGCTTCTATAGCAATTTCCACTGCTGAAACTGCAAAAAATATATGCCATATGGAGCCAAAGGTAGCAATGTTATCGTTTTCAACAATGGGAAGCGCTGATCATGAACTAGTACAAAAGGTAAGAAAAGCTACTGAGCTTGCAAAACAAATGAGACCAGACTTAAATATTGATGGAGAACTTCAATTAGATGCTGCCATAGTTCAAAAGGTTGCTGATCAAAAGGCTCCTGGAAGCAGTGTTGCAGGTAAAGCGAATGTTCTTATATTCCCTGATTTGCAATCTGGAAATATTGGTTACAAGCTTGTTCAAAGATTTGCTAGAGCAGAAGCTATTGGACCAGTTTGCCAAGGTTTTGCAAAACCAATAAATGATTTATCAAGAGGATGCAGTGCTGAAGATATTGTAAATGTTGTTGCAATTACTGCAGTACAAGCGCAAGCTCAAAAATAG
- the rnc gene encoding ribonuclease III: MKNLENNLKVLQKKILIQFTSLELLQEALTHSSYANQKKDIKYNERLEFLGDSVLQLCISEYLYKNYSDKSEGQLTKTRALIVCENSLYEIAKQWELGGFIRMSKGEELTGGRTRVSILADCVEAVIAAVYLDAGFEVARDFIIRNFNNTIHEAINNEIILDYKTKLQELLQKNGDVSIIYNLIKFEGPPHRREFFTEVLVNNEVIGKGSGFSKKESEQNSAKAALNFLEGRDE, from the coding sequence ATGAAAAATTTAGAGAATAATTTAAAAGTGCTTCAAAAAAAAATATTAATTCAATTTACTAGCTTAGAGTTACTGCAGGAAGCTTTAACTCACAGCTCATATGCAAATCAAAAGAAAGATATAAAGTATAATGAAAGACTTGAGTTTTTAGGAGACTCTGTTTTGCAATTGTGTATTTCAGAATATCTTTATAAGAACTATAGTGATAAATCAGAAGGGCAATTAACTAAAACTAGAGCATTAATCGTTTGTGAAAATTCTCTTTATGAAATAGCAAAACAGTGGGAATTAGGCGGCTTTATAAGGATGAGTAAAGGAGAAGAACTTACAGGCGGAAGGACTAGGGTATCCATTTTAGCTGATTGTGTAGAAGCAGTTATTGCAGCAGTTTATTTAGATGCTGGATTTGAAGTAGCTAGAGATTTTATCATAAGAAATTTCAATAATACAATTCATGAAGCTATAAATAATGAAATTATATTAGATTATAAAACAAAACTTCAAGAACTACTGCAAAAGAATGGTGATGTATCAATTATATATAACCTTATAAAGTTTGAAGGGCCACCACATAGAAGAGAGTTTTTTACAGAAGTTTTAGTGAACAATGAAGTTATTGGTAAAGGTTCAGGATTCAGTAAAAAGGAATCTGAACAAAATTCTGCTAAGGCTGCTTTAAATTTTTTGGAGGGAAGAGATGAATAA
- a CDS encoding elongator complex protein 3, translated as MNKAHYIIPIFVPHEGCPHDCVFCNQNSITGSDAIVDALYVSNTVEEYLKTIPKDNSIIEISFFGGTFTAININKQKELLAVAAEYKQQNKIDFIRLSTRPDYIDEFILDNLKAYSVDIIELGVQSLDSEVLLKSARGHSEEDVVLASKLIKEYGFTLGHQIMVGLPGDNFEKDITTVRKSIIMKPDMCRIYPSLVVKDTPMEKMYEMKIYNPYSLDEAVEISKILYGMYEANDIRVIRIGLQPTEEIREGVDVIAGPFHPAFRELVEGSIFRDIILDKAYKYQNRDITIAVNGKDISKLYASKKKFFNDIIEQLKTINIKVIQDGSLERGEILMNFGDTWEKVSIYEYLIKKYKEGYLNNL; from the coding sequence ATGAATAAAGCACATTATATAATTCCTATTTTTGTTCCTCACGAAGGTTGCCCACACGATTGTGTATTTTGTAATCAGAACAGCATAACTGGCAGTGATGCCATAGTTGATGCTCTATATGTATCAAATACTGTAGAGGAGTACTTAAAAACAATACCTAAAGATAATTCTATTATCGAAATATCATTCTTTGGTGGAACTTTTACTGCTATTAATATAAATAAGCAAAAAGAACTTTTAGCAGTAGCCGCAGAGTATAAACAGCAAAATAAGATAGATTTTATTAGGCTTTCAACTAGGCCTGACTATATAGATGAATTTATTTTGGATAATCTAAAAGCATATTCAGTAGATATTATAGAGTTAGGTGTCCAATCTTTAGATAGTGAGGTTTTATTAAAATCTGCTAGAGGGCACTCTGAAGAGGATGTTGTACTAGCTTCTAAGCTTATAAAAGAATATGGTTTTACTTTGGGTCATCAAATCATGGTTGGACTTCCTGGTGATAATTTTGAGAAAGATATTACAACTGTAAGAAAGAGTATAATTATGAAACCTGATATGTGCAGAATTTATCCATCTCTTGTTGTTAAGGATACCCCTATGGAAAAAATGTACGAAATGAAAATATATAATCCGTATAGTTTGGATGAAGCTGTTGAAATAAGTAAAATTCTATATGGCATGTATGAGGCTAATGATATTCGTGTAATTAGAATAGGACTTCAGCCTACAGAAGAAATAAGAGAAGGTGTTGATGTTATAGCCGGTCCTTTTCATCCAGCCTTTCGAGAGTTAGTAGAAGGAAGTATATTTAGAGATATTATCTTGGATAAAGCTTATAAATATCAAAATAGAGATATAACTATAGCAGTAAATGGTAAAGATATATCAAAACTATATGCCTCAAAAAAGAAATTTTTTAATGACATTATAGAACAATTAAAGACAATAAATATTAAAGTTATTCAAGACGGCAGCTTAGAAAGAGGCGAAATCCTTATGAATTTTGGAGATACATGGGAAAAAGTGTCGATTTATGAATATTTGATAAAAAAGTATAAAGAAGGATATTTAAACAATTTATAG
- the acpP gene encoding acyl carrier protein, translating to MVFEKVKSIIADQLGLDEEEITMESSFIDDLGADSLDIVELIMALEGEFDMEIPDEEAEKINTVGNVVDYIKSHIEE from the coding sequence ATGGTATTTGAAAAAGTTAAAAGCATCATAGCAGACCAATTAGGTCTTGATGAAGAAGAAATAACAATGGAGTCCTCATTTATTGATGATTTAGGTGCTGATTCTCTTGATATAGTTGAACTTATAATGGCTTTAGAAGGAGAATTTGATATGGAAATCCCAGACGAAGAGGCAGAAAAAATTAACACCGTGGGAAATGTAGTTGATTACATAAAGTCTCATATAGAAGAGTAA
- the smc gene encoding chromosome segregation protein SMC — protein MFLKSMEIRGFKSFADKTELVFKKGVTAVVGPNGSGKSNISDAVRWVLGEQSVKSLRGGKMEDVIFAGTQFRKPVGLAQVSLTLDNLDGELNIDYSDVTISRRLYRSGESEYYINNTQCRLKDIQELFMDTGIGKEGYSIIGQGKIDAILSGKPEERRSLLEEAAGIVKFKNRKEEAEKKLNNTEQNLVRINDILSTYEERLEPLRIENEKAKIFLDLSSELKEKEVNLIIHSIDKIDNKINSVVAECNGLEEEINELLQRKQEAKVSADSWNEALERHELELQEQKQQYYVLKEKYQNITSENKLLEERLHNLNINIERAKFQIDEISAKISGIQENRILEEQGLKHHQDEQLELNVNITNFEKKIVELNSNLSGEETIAKNLKDENVKIANIIANNKNQILMYNNEKENIEKRLAQLKITCENYRNSLSINANTKAMLEEEAIKLRDKIENLENEIKNYKLEIGKFNGQLTREDKKLKEFTAMYNKYEANYQMLLNLDKQYEGYNRAVKTLLQHIEGGKVTTAKNKCYVLGEVINVKKEYETAIEIALGGAISDIITDDESIAKTLISYLKTNNIGRATFLPLTIVNGKSINNISNLAHTDGYIGVASELIGYDKKFKNAVEYVLGRTIISRDMDSALKLAKVCSYSYKIVTLSGEVVNPGGSLTGGSVNQRSSNVIGRKREIEESKENIEKLKIEIDRIAVSIETTRKKVKELDEKCLNLRDNIYFENIEITKNQGKINAIVADNNKITESLTDSNKELQSLNEALKNSEIDIAEVQNKLAELIKKSEDIEANLLKYELQFQEKTKQVMNIREDLTALKIKKAQVDEIVISKIKDLERIAKDAEELQNNSEKAQLEIDEAERNISDCNNNIEHNIEALKGIEASINELEEVFKEKEIEKIRIKENIKISSGQVESISLELIKKDEEKHKQDIVLTKHNIEKEALYKRLNEELNLTYAEALSYRVEIENLDKFRRDIEDIKKRITSLGVVNVGAIEEYKETKEKFTFMNAQKEDLINAKNELLNVIEDMTENMRVVFNENFSKLRVYFKETFKELFKGGNADLILAEGDELTANIEINVEPPGKKLQNINLMSGGEKVLSAIALLFAILKMKPTPFCILDEIEAALDDANVFRYAEFLKKFSSNIQFIVITHRKGTMESSDVLYGVTMEEKGVSKIVSVDLAG, from the coding sequence ATGTTTCTAAAATCAATGGAAATTAGGGGATTTAAATCATTTGCAGATAAAACGGAATTAGTATTCAAAAAAGGTGTTACTGCTGTAGTAGGTCCCAATGGAAGTGGAAAAAGTAATATTTCTGATGCAGTTAGATGGGTATTAGGTGAACAAAGTGTTAAGTCCCTTAGAGGTGGCAAGATGGAAGATGTTATCTTTGCAGGTACTCAATTTAGAAAGCCTGTTGGTCTTGCTCAGGTTTCACTTACACTAGATAACTTGGATGGAGAACTTAATATTGATTATTCTGATGTAACTATTTCGCGTAGATTATATCGTTCTGGGGAAAGTGAATACTATATAAATAATACTCAATGCAGATTAAAGGATATTCAAGAACTCTTTATGGATACTGGAATAGGCAAAGAAGGGTATTCCATTATAGGACAGGGTAAAATTGATGCGATTTTAAGCGGAAAACCTGAAGAAAGGAGAAGTCTTCTTGAAGAAGCAGCAGGAATAGTTAAATTTAAAAATAGAAAAGAAGAAGCAGAAAAGAAGCTTAATAATACTGAACAAAACTTAGTTAGAATAAATGATATTCTTTCTACCTATGAGGAAAGATTAGAGCCGCTTAGAATAGAAAATGAAAAAGCAAAAATATTTTTAGATTTATCCTCAGAGCTAAAAGAGAAAGAGGTAAATTTAATTATCCATTCTATAGATAAAATTGATAATAAGATAAATAGTGTTGTTGCAGAATGCAATGGATTAGAAGAAGAAATAAATGAACTTCTTCAAAGAAAACAAGAAGCAAAAGTTAGTGCAGATTCTTGGAATGAAGCTCTTGAAAGACATGAGCTTGAATTGCAAGAGCAGAAGCAGCAGTACTATGTACTAAAAGAAAAGTATCAAAATATCACTTCAGAAAACAAGTTGCTCGAAGAAAGATTGCATAACTTGAATATTAACATTGAAAGAGCTAAATTTCAGATCGATGAAATATCTGCTAAGATTTCAGGTATTCAAGAGAATAGAATTTTAGAAGAGCAGGGTTTGAAACATCATCAGGACGAACAATTGGAACTTAATGTGAATATTACTAACTTTGAGAAAAAGATAGTAGAATTAAATTCAAATCTTTCTGGTGAAGAGACCATTGCTAAAAATTTAAAAGATGAGAATGTGAAAATAGCTAATATTATTGCTAATAATAAAAATCAGATTTTAATGTATAACAATGAAAAAGAGAATATAGAAAAAAGGTTAGCACAACTTAAGATTACTTGTGAGAACTATCGCAATTCTTTAAGTATAAATGCCAACACTAAAGCCATGCTAGAAGAAGAGGCTATTAAGCTTAGAGATAAAATTGAAAACTTAGAAAATGAAATTAAAAATTATAAGCTTGAAATAGGGAAATTTAATGGACAATTAACTAGAGAAGATAAAAAGCTAAAAGAGTTTACCGCCATGTACAATAAATATGAAGCAAATTACCAAATGCTGCTGAATTTGGACAAGCAATATGAAGGTTATAACAGAGCAGTTAAGACTTTGTTACAACACATAGAGGGTGGTAAAGTTACTACAGCTAAAAATAAGTGTTACGTACTAGGGGAAGTTATAAACGTTAAAAAAGAATATGAAACAGCAATAGAGATAGCATTAGGTGGCGCTATTTCAGATATTATAACAGACGATGAAAGTATAGCTAAAACCCTTATTAGCTATTTAAAAACAAATAATATAGGAAGGGCCACTTTTCTACCACTTACAATTGTGAATGGTAAAAGTATTAATAATATTTCAAATCTAGCTCATACTGATGGATATATTGGAGTAGCTAGTGAATTAATAGGCTACGATAAGAAGTTCAAAAATGCTGTTGAATATGTGTTAGGAAGAACTATAATATCTAGGGATATGGATAGTGCTCTAAAGCTAGCAAAGGTTTGTAGTTATTCTTATAAAATTGTTACTCTTTCAGGAGAAGTGGTAAATCCGGGAGGTTCTCTAACTGGAGGAAGCGTAAACCAAAGATCTTCCAATGTAATTGGTAGAAAGAGAGAGATTGAGGAGTCCAAGGAAAATATTGAAAAGCTGAAAATTGAAATAGATAGAATAGCTGTAAGTATTGAAACTACAAGGAAGAAAGTAAAAGAGCTTGATGAAAAATGCCTAAATCTAAGAGATAACATTTATTTTGAAAATATTGAGATTACTAAGAATCAAGGTAAGATTAATGCTATTGTTGCAGATAATAATAAAATTACCGAAAGTCTTACAGATTCAAATAAAGAGCTGCAGAGTCTTAATGAAGCTCTTAAAAATAGTGAGATAGATATAGCTGAAGTACAAAATAAATTAGCCGAACTAATTAAAAAGAGTGAAGATATTGAAGCTAATCTATTAAAATATGAATTACAATTTCAAGAAAAGACGAAACAAGTAATGAATATCAGAGAGGATCTTACAGCATTAAAGATAAAAAAGGCTCAAGTTGATGAGATAGTAATAAGTAAGATTAAGGACTTAGAAAGAATTGCAAAAGATGCAGAAGAATTGCAAAATAATAGTGAAAAAGCACAATTAGAAATTGATGAAGCTGAGAGAAATATATCTGATTGCAATAACAATATTGAACATAATATTGAAGCCTTAAAGGGCATAGAGGCTTCAATAAATGAATTAGAAGAAGTATTTAAAGAAAAGGAAATTGAAAAAATAAGAATAAAAGAAAATATAAAAATAAGCAGTGGTCAAGTAGAATCTATATCCTTAGAGCTTATTAAGAAGGATGAAGAAAAGCATAAACAAGACATAGTCTTAACAAAACATAATATTGAAAAGGAAGCATTATATAAAAGATTAAACGAAGAACTTAATCTTACTTATGCAGAGGCATTAAGCTACAGAGTTGAGATAGAAAATCTAGATAAATTTAGAAGGGATATTGAAGATATTAAGAAGAGAATAACATCCCTAGGAGTTGTAAATGTAGGAGCCATAGAAGAATATAAAGAAACTAAGGAAAAGTTCACTTTTATGAATGCTCAAAAGGAAGATTTAATTAATGCAAAAAATGAACTTTTAAACGTAATTGAAGATATGACCGAGAATATGAGAGTAGTATTTAATGAAAATTTTAGTAAACTTAGAGTATACTTTAAGGAAACCTTTAAGGAGCTTTTTAAAGGCGGAAATGCAGATTTGATTTTGGCTGAAGGAGATGAACTTACAGCGAACATTGAAATTAATGTAGAACCACCTGGAAAAAAACTTCAAAATATTAATCTTATGTCCGGGGGAGAAAAAGTACTATCTGCTATAGCATTGTTATTTGCTATACTTAAAATGAAACCTACGCCATTCTGCATACTTGATGAAATTGAAGCTGCACTTGATGATGCAAACGTATTTAGATATGCAGAGTTCCTAAAAAAGTTCTCAAGTAATATACAATTTATAGTAATCACACATAGAAAAGGTACTATGGAATCTAGTGATGTGCTTTACGGTGTAACAATGGAAGAAAAAGGGGTTTCAAAGATTGTTTCTGTAGATCTTGCGGGATAA